The Anguilla anguilla isolate fAngAng1 chromosome 4, fAngAng1.pri, whole genome shotgun sequence genome has a window encoding:
- the LOC118225219 gene encoding neurturin-like, with product MKLWKCAALAVMLCGAALSLFLTRIMVPSRARRLHPASFATQPPSSPSSSDSASSLTDRHHRTARAAEGMNSLLSELSHVFQSFTEGELKQIIAAFVDKKARRDILDASQIKRTKRARKRQNSCSLKHKVVTVSQLGLGHDSNEELRFQYCSGRCMGQRKNYDVALNTMRKNGVIENAKARHKPCCRPTVYDDISFFDDMNFKYYTLRNLTARECGCV from the exons ATGAAGTTATGGAAGTGTGCCGCCCTCGCCGTGATGCTCTGTGGTGCAGCACTGTCCCTCTTCCTCACTAGAATCATGGTTCCCTCAAGGGCTCGACGGCTTCATCCCGCGTCGTTCGCAACGCAGCCGCCGTCGTCGCCCTCTTCTTcagactccgcctcctccctGACGGACAGGCACCACCGGACGGCCAGAGCTGCGGAGGGCATGAACTCTCTCCTTTCAGAAC TCTCGCACGTGTTCCAGAGCTTCACAGAAGGAGAGCTAAAGCAAATTATTGCAGCATTTGTGGACAAGAAGGCAAGGAGAGACATTCTGGATGCCAGCCAGATCAAGAGGACTAAGCGAGCCAGAAAGAGACAAAATTCTTGTTCACTCAAGCATAAGGTGGTCACAGTAAGTCAGCTGGGCCTGGGCCATGACAGCAATGAGGAACTACGGTTTCAATACTGCAGCGGGAGGTGCATGGGGCAGAGAAAAAACTACGACGTGGCATTAAATACAATGAGAAAGAATGGCGTTATCGAAAATGCAAAAGCCCGACACAAACCCTGTTGCCGTCCAACCGTGTACGATGACATTTCATTCTTTGATGACATGAACTTCAAATATTACACCCTCCGCAACTTGACTGCCCGGGAATGTGgctgtgtatag